The following DNA comes from Nocardioides panzhihuensis.
CGCCGCGCCGGTCTGTGCCAGCACACCCTGGATGAACGCCTTGATCTGCGCCGCCGACCTGCCGATGTCCGCGACCCCGCCCACGAACGGGCCGTAGACACCGGTGCCGTAGGTCAGGCTGTAGGTGCAGTAGCCCTGCGCCGCCACGTCGGCCTGGAGGAAGTTGAGGTCCTCGTCCTTGTTGGCTCCCAGGCCGTGCAGGAAGACGACCGGGTTGGGGTGAGCGGCCGACGGCCGGCACGCGGCGTCGTTGATGCCTCCCGCCGCCTGCGCCGGTGGGGCGATCAGCAGGGTCGAGGCCGCGAGCAGCAGCACGACGGCGCGAATGACGGCAGAACGCTTGACCATGACAGACCGCTCTCTCCAGGCGAACCGGACACATCCGAACCTAGGACGAGGCAGCCCATCTGACAACAGTCATTTTCAGATGGCCTGTGGAAGGGTCACGGATCAGGCGGTGACTGTCCGGATGAGCTTCTTGTTGACGAACTCGTCCATCCCGAGCCGGCCGAGCTCGCGCCCGAAGCCGGAGCGCTTGATCCCGCCGAAGGGCAGCTCCGCACCCTCAGCGCCGACGCCGTTGACGAAGACCATCCCCGCCTCGATCCGCTCCGCGACCCGGGCAGCCTGGTCGCGGTCGGTGGTGAAGACGTAGGAGCCGAGGCCGTACGGGGTGTCGTTGGCGATCCGGACGGCGTCGTCCTCGTCAGCGGCGCAGAAGACCATCGCGACCGGGCCGAACAGCTCTTGGCGGGCCATGTCGTTCTCGGCGGTGAGACCCGTCAGGACACCGGCGGGGAAGTACGCACCGGACCGGTCGCCGGTGCTGGCGAGCTCGGCTCCCTGGGCGACGGCGTCGTCGACCTGCCGGGCGAGGTTCTCCGCGGCGGCGACCGAGGACAGCGGCGCACCAGTGGCCTCGGCCAGCAGCCGCTCGGTGAACCTCACGACGAAGTCGTCGTAGAGGTCCTCGGCGACCACGAACCGCTTCGCGGCGTTGCAGGCCTGGCCGGTGTTGTCCAGCCGCGCGGCCACCGCCGCGGTCACGGTGGCGTCCAGGTCGTCGGTGGAGAGCACGATGAACGGGTCCGAGCCACCGAGCTCGAGGACGACCTTCTTGAGATGGCGCCCGGCGATCTCGGCCACGGCGGCACCGGCCCGCTCCGACCCGGTCAACGAGACGCCCGCGACCCGCGGATCCGCGATGACCTGAGCGACCTGCTCGTTGGTGGCGAGCACGTTGACGTAGGCGCCCTCGGGGAACCCGGCGTCGGCGAAGATCTGCGCCAGCGCCACGGCCGAGGAGGGGCACTGCGGCGCGTGCTTGAGGACGATGGTGTTGCCGGTGGCGAGGTTCGGCGCCGCGAACCGGGCGACCTGGTAGAAGGGGAAGTTCCACGGCATGATGCCCAGCAGGACGCCGACCGGCGATCTGCGTACGATCCCGGTGCCCGCACCGGAGGTCACCTCGAGGACCTCGTCGGCCAGGAACTGCCCGGCGTGCTCGGCGTAGTAGGTGTAGATGTCGACGCAGAAGTCGATCTCGCCCTCGGCCTCAGCCAGCGGCTTGCCCATCTCCTGCTCGATGATCGCGGCGAGCTGGTCGCGACGTTCGGCGTGCAGCTCGGCCACCCGCCTCAGCAGGGTGGCCCGCTCCGCCACCGAGGTCGTACGTCCCCAACCGGACGCCGCAGCGTGGGCGACCTCGACGGCGGCGTCGACCTCGGCGTCCGTGGCGGTCGGGTAGGTGGCGAGGACGTCGCCGGTGGCCGGGTCGGTCACCGCATAGGTCGCCTCGCCGGTGGTGACGGTGTTGTCGACCGTGGTGTCGGGGTTGCTGGTCATCGGGACTCCTCCGTGGCCATCGAGGGGGTGTCGTCGGACGCGTCGAGGGTCTTCTCACCGGAGAGGCGGCTGGTCCACTCCCGCATCACGGCAGGGTCGGTCGGACGGGTGAGCAGGCTGACGACGACGTACGCCGCGGCGCTGACGAGGAGGCCCACGTAGATCGGTTCGTTGGCGAGGACGTCGCCGACGATCGCCATCGTCGTCAGCGTGGCGATGGTGCCGGTGACCATCGCCACCACCGCGCCCGCGCCGGTCCCGCGGCGCCATAGGAAGCCGCCCAGGATCGGCACCAGCAGACCCCCGACGAGGATGTCGTAGGCGATCGTCAGCCCGGAGACGACATCGTTGAGGAGTGACGCGAGGACGACCACGACGAGGCCGATCACGACGACGTAGATCCGATTGGCGAGCACGTCGTGCTCGGGGTTCTCTGCGTCGTCCCCGACCCGCTCCGGGGTGCGCCCGACCAGTCGGGCGAGCAGGGGCTGCACGTCCGTGCGAGCCACCGTCGCGGTCGCGATCAGCGCGCCGGAAGCGGTCGACATCATCGCGGCCACCGCCGCTGCGAGCACCAGCCCACTGACGCCGACCGGAAGGATCGACTCGGCGATGGTGGCGTAGGCGTCGTCGCGGTTGTCGACGGTCATGAAGGTGGAGGCCGCGGCTCCGATCAGCGCGCCGGCCACACCGTAGAGCAGGCAGTAGACGCCGGCCGCGGTGCCGCCCCAGCGAGCGACCTGCGGCGAGCGGGCGGTGAAGACCCGCTGCCAGATGTCCTGCCCGATCAGCATGCCGAGCGTGTAGACGACGAAATAGGTGATGATCGTGCCGGTGCCGATCGCACCGAGGTCGAAGACCGAGTCCGCGGCGCGGGACTTGATCCCGTCCAGTCCGCCCGCGTGGTTCCACGTGAAGGGCAGAAGCAGGAAGAAGACACCGATGGTCTTCAGGACGAACTGCACCATGTCGGTCAGGGTGATCGACCACATCCCGCCGATGCTGGAGTAGATCACCACGATGATCCCGCCGATCAGGATGGAGACGACCCGGTCGGTGCCGAAGAGGACGTTGAAGACGGTCGCGTACGCCATCGTGGAGGTGACCGTGAGCATCAGCGTGTAGGCCATCATGACCACGCCCGAGGCGGCGGTCGCACCGACGCCATAGCGCAACGCCAGCATCTGAGCGACGGTGTAGATCCGCAGCCGCTGGATCCTGCCCGCGAAGAGCAGGCTCAGCGCCAGGACGCCGAGCGCGATCGCCGTGACCAACCACGCGCCGGAGATGCCGTACTCGTAGCCGAGCGCGACCCCGCCGACGGTCGAGGCACCTCCGAGGACGACCGCGGCCATGGTGCCGGTGTAGAGCATCGGACCGAGCCGGCGGCCGGCGACGAGGAAGTCAGAGCTGTCCTTGGTGCGGCTCTTGCCCCACCAGCCGAAGGCGACCATGGCGGCGAGATAGATGACGATGATGGCGAGATCCATGAGCGTTCCGATCAGCTGGGGGCGAACATGCGGAGGACGGTCGGAAGAACCACCACGGCAGGGCCGCTGGTGGCGAAGGTGTCGGCGACGATCTCGCCGACGGTCTCAGGGTTCGCGGCGTGCACGGGGATGCCGAACGCCTCGGCCAGGAGGACGAAGTCCGGCCGGGCGAGCTCGGTTGCGGTGGCGGCGCCGAAGGCCCCGGTCATGTACTCGCGCAGGATCCCGTAACCGCCGTCGTCGATCACCAGCCAGGTGATCTCGGCGTCGTGCTGGCGGGCGGTGGCGAGCTCCGCGATGGAGTACATCGCGCCGCCGTCTCCGGAGACCGCGAACGTACGCCGTCCGGTGCCGACCGCGGCGCCGATCGCCGCGGGGAAGGCCAGCCCGAGACCGCCGGAGGCCTGCGCGGTGTGGAAGCCGCCGGTGCGTGGGTCCCAGGCCGACCAGGCCCAGTACGCCGCGATCGTCATGTCCCAGAACGTCTCGGCGTCGTCGGGCACCGCCGCGCGCAGATCGGCGAGCAGCCGCTGCTCGGCCGCGAGGTCCTGGGTGTCGAGCCTGGCCCGGACCCGCGTACGCAGGTCGCTCGCCGCGCTCGCGCCGGACCGCGTCTGGCCGATCTCGGGCAGGGCGGCCGCGATGTCGGCCAGGGCGGTTGCGGCGTCGGCATGCACGCCCAGGACGTCGTGGTTGGAGCCCAGCACCCGAGCCTCGGCGTCGACCTGGATCACCCGGCCGCGCGGAGCGAAGGTGCCGTAGTTGCTGGTCACCTCGCCGAAGGAGCTGCCGATCGCGAGCAGGACGTCGGCGTCCCCGAGCAGATCGGTGGTGTGCCGATCCTCGATCCACGCGCCCGCGCTCAGCGGGTGCGCGAGCGGGATCGCGCCGTTGCCGCCGGCGGTGGAGACCACCGGCGCGTCGAGGGTCTCGGCGAGGGCGATCAGCGCCTCCGGGGCACCGGCGGAGCGGCGTACGCCTCCCCCGGCGAGGATCACCGGGCGCTCCGCGGCCGCGAGCAGGCGGGCGGCCTCGACGACGACCTCGGGCCGGGGGCGCCGTGGCGGGGGCACCGACGCAACCAGCCCGGTCACCGGCGGCACCGTGACCTCCTCGAGGAGCACGTCCTGCGGGATCTCGACCCATACCGGTCCGGCCGGGGCCTCCTGGGCGGTGGCCCACGCGTCGGCGAGCACTCCGGGGATGGCTGCCGCGTCGCGGACGGTGGCGGTGGACTTGGTGACGTTGCGGGCGCTCGCCTGCTGGTCGTCGAGCTGGTGCAGATAGCCCTTGCGGGCACCGCCGAGCCCGTCGCGGGGGATCTGGCTGGTGATCATCAGGACAGGGACGCAGGCGGCGTACGCCTCCTGAAGCGCCCCCAGCGCCGTGAGCGCGCCCGGTCCGGTGGAGCAGAACACGACTCCGACCTGGCCGGTCGTACGGGCATAGCCGTCCGCGGCGAAGACGGAGTTGTTCTCCACCCGGGAGGAGACGAAGCTCAGGTCGCTGCGCCGGATGGCGTCGAAGAGACCGAGCGCGTGCTGCCCCGGGATGCCGAACACGTGGGTCACGCCGAGAGCGGTCAGGCTCTCGACGGTGACGTCGCCGCCGTTGCGCTTCATCACGCCTGACCCCCGTGCCGCATCGCGAGGAGCGAGACCAGGTCGTAGGCCACGTGCGAGGCGGCGACACCGGTCAGCTCGGCATGGTCGTACGCCGGGGCGACCTCCACGACGTCGGCGCCGATCAGGTTCAGGCCGACGAATCCGCGCAGGATCTCCAGCAGCTCACGGGAGGTGAGCCCGCCGGCCTCCGGGGTGCCGGTGCCGGGCGCGTGCGCCGGGTCGAGCACGTCGATGTCGATCGAGACGTAGACCGGGCGGTTGCCGACACGCTGCTTGATCTTCTCGACCACCTCGTCGACGCCCTGGCGGAAGACGTCGGAGGAGGTGATGATCCCGAAGCCGAAGCGCCGGTCGTCCTCGAGGTCCTTCTTGCCGTACAGAGGCCCGCGGGTGCCGACGTGGCACAGCGCCTCGGTGTCGAGGATGCCCTCCTCGACCGCCCGTCGGAACGGGGTGCCGTGGGTGTACTCGGCACCGAAGTAGGTGTCCCAGGTGTCCAGATGGGCGTCGAAGTGCACCAGCGCCACCGGGCCGTGTCGCTCAGCGGCGGCACGCAGCAGCGGCAGGGCGATGGTGTGGTCGCCGCCGATCGTCACCAGCCGGGTTCCTCCGGCGGTGAGCTCGAGTGCGCTGGCCTGCACGGTGTCGAGCGCCTCGTTGATGTGGAACGGGTTGGCTGCGATGTCCCCTGCGTCGACCACCTGGGCGGTCGCGAACGGCGAGACGTCCAGCGCCGGGTTGTAGGGGCGCAGCAGCCGGGAGGATTCCCGTACGTGCGACGGGCCGAACCGGGCGCCTGGCCGGTAGGAGACGCCGGTGTCGAACGGGACCCCGACGACCGCGATGTCGGCGTGCTCCACCTGGTCGAGGCGGGGCAGCCGCGCGAAGGTCGCGAAGCCGGCGTAGCGAGGGTTCTTGGAGGCGTCGACTGGGCCGACGGGCATGAGGTTCTCCTTCGGTGGTGCGGTATGTCAGGGGATGTCAGCCGACGGGAGCAGCCGCGGGCTCGGGCCGGTCCTCGACCGAGATCACCGGGATGTTCGAGGGCGGTCCGGTCGGCACCAGACGCGGCCCCTCGGGACCGTAGGCGTCCCGTGGCTCGGGGAAGGCGAAGAGCAGACCCAGGTAGAGCAGCGCGCCGAGGCCCATCCCGAGCGGGATGGAGATGTCGACCCCGCCGGGGACCAGCGACGCGAGCGGGCCGACGAACTGGCCGGGGAGGTTCACGAAGGTGAGACCGATCGTTGCAGAGACCAGCCACGCGGCGAGGCCGCGCCAGTTCCAGCCGTGGGCGAACCAGTAGCGGCCACCGCGCTGGCGCCGGTTGAAGACCTGCAGCGAGTCGGAGTCGTACCAGCCGCGCCGGACGTACCAGCCGATCATCATCACCATCATCCAGGGGACGGTGCAGCTGACGATGAGGACGGCGAAGACGGAGATGCTGGAGACGACGTCGAAGACGAACCGGCCGACGAAGATGACGCCGATCGCGAAGATCCCGATCAGCACGGTGGACTGCACCCGGCTGAATCGGGGGAAGACGCTGGAGAAGTCCAGTCCGGTCCCGTAGAGCGCGGTGGTGCCGGTCGACATGCCACCGATGAGGGCGATCAGGGCGACTGGGCCGAAGTACCAGCCCGGTGCGATGGCCAGCAACCCGGACGCGTACGCACCTGCCGCGAAGATCTCCGGTTCCCGGGTGGCGATGATCGTCATCGTGACCAGACCGAAAGCGAACGGTACGAGGGTGGCGATCTGGGCGAGGAAGACAGCGGCCATCGAGGAGCGGCCGGGCGTCCCTCGCGGGATGTAGCGTGCCCAGTCGCCCAGGAACGCGCCGAAGCTGATCGGGTTGGACATCACGATCAGGGCCGAACCGACGAACGCCGCCCAGAAGCCGGGTTCGCCGAACGCCTCCGCGCCCGAGCCGAACGCACCGGCGTACCCGGCGTCGAAGTCACCGGCGAAGGCCGCGATGCCGACCAGGAAGAGCAAGGTCGCCGCGATGACCGCGATCTTGTTGACCAGCAGCATGAACCGGAAGCCGTAGATGCACACGATCAGGACGAGCACCGCGAAGAGGCCGTACGCCAGTGCCAGCGTCGCGTCGTTCTGCGGCAGCCCGACCGCTCGGTTGGCGCCGCCGACGAGCACGTCACCGGAGCTCCACACCGAGATCGAGAAGAACGCGAGCGCGGTCAGCAGGGAGAGGAACGAGCCGACCACCCGGCCGTGCACGCCGAGATGAGCTGAGGAGCTGACCGAGTTGCTGGTGCCGTTGCGCGGGCCGAACAGGGCCATCGGGGCGAGGACGACTGCGCCCAGGAACAGCCCGAGCAGCGTGGCCATCAGCCCGTGCGCGAAGGACAGGCCGAACAGGATCGGGAAGCTGCCCAGCACCACGGTGGCGATGGTGTTGGCGCCGCCGAAGGTGAGCCGGAACAGATCGAGCGGCCGGGCGCTGCGTTCGGGGTCCGGGATCGGCTCGACGCCGTGCTGCTCGACCACGGTCGCCTTGGGCGGCGGCTGGTGCTGCGTGCGGGTGCTCATCGCTCGTCACCTCCTGGGATGCGGGTCTAGGGGTCGAATGAGATCCGCGTCACTCTAAGAGCACCCGGAGTTCTTGCGCAATCGTTTCGTTCTTAACCTGCCTGTCACAACTGTTGATATGACGTCAGATCCCGGTTGATCCGTCATAATCGCAATGAAAGACTGGCTCAGGGACTCGATATGACATCGGAGGGGTACTCAAAAAATGTCGGATCAAATCGCGCCCGGCGCGCTCGACGCCACCGACGAGGCGATCATCGGCCTGCTCGAGGAGGACGGGCGCCTCACGCACCGCGGGATCGCTGCGCAGGTCGGCCTCTCCCGATCGGCAGCGGCGACGCGGGTCCAACGGCTCCTGACCGAAGGCCACATCGACGTCCGCGGCGTCGTCCACGCGGCCGTCCTCGGTCATGAGGTCCTCGCCCATGTCTCCGTCAGCGTGAACGGCTCCGCGACCAGGATCGCGCGCGCCGCCGCGGCGCGCGATGACACCACCCTGGTGTCGATGACCAGCGGCCACCATGCCCTGGTCCTGGAGCTCCGCGCCGGAACCATCGTGCAGATCGATGACGCGCTGGCCGAGGTGCGCGCGATCGACGGCATCGTCGCCGCGGAGACCCTGCTCTACACCGAGGTCATCCGCGACGTCGCCGCTCCTGTCGGCCCCGCGCCCGCCGCGGGCTCGCTCGACGAGACCGACTACGCCCTGCTACGCGCGCTGCAGTCGAACGGCCGCGCTTCCTACGTCGACCTGGCCGCGAGCGTGGGCCTCTCCCCCGCCGGCACACGGCGCCGTGTGGTCCAGCTGCTCGCCGGCAACGTCGTCCGGGTCGGTGCCGTGGTGCGCCACTCGGGACACGAGCGGCGTACGGCCACCGGGATCGGCCTTCGGATCGACGGCGCCGCCCACCGTCCGGTCGCCCAGCAGGTCGCCGACCTTCCGTCGGTGACCTTCGTCGCCCGGACACTGGGACGCTTCGACGCCCTGCTCACGGTCACCACCGCCACCTCCGGTGATCTCGTCGAGGTCCTCGATCACATCCGCGACCTCGACGGCGTCCGCGAGGCCGAGACCTGGAGCCACCTCAGATTCGTCAAGGAGACCTACGCCTCCCTGCACCTCGGCGGAGCCTGACGAGCCGCTCGTCAGGCCCTCAGGCTCGGGGCGGCTGGATGCGCCGGGTCGCGACGGCGTCCAACGTCGCGCCGAGCGCGGCGGTGACGTCGTCGGGGTTCTCGTGGGCGACGCCGAGGAAGATCGCGTCGACCACCACGAGCTGGGCCATCCGGCTCGACATCGCGCCGTACCGGAACCGGGTCTCACGAGAGACCGTGGTGAGGGTGGCGTCGGCGAGCTCGGCCAGCGGAGAGTTCGGGAAGTTGGTGACCGCGACGGTGAAGGCGCCCCGGCCGGCGGCGGTGCGCAGCGCCGAGATCGCCTCCTCGGTCTCGCCGGAGTGTGAGAACGCGATGGCGACTGCGTCGGTCGGGAGCACGGCGGCGCTGGTGAGGGCGAGGTGGGCATCGGCCCAGGCGTTGACCTGGTAGCCGATCCGCCGCAGCTTCTGCTGGAGGTCCTGCGCGGCCAGGCCGCTGGAGGCCGACCCGTACGCGTCCACGACCGAGGCGGTCGTGATCGCGGCGACGACCCGGTCGAGCTCGTCGATGTCGAGCCTGTCCGCGGTCTCCTCGACCGCTCGGGCCTCCTGGAAGGCGAGCTTGCGCACGACCTCCCGCGTCGTGTCCGCCGGGTCGATGTCCCCCTCGGAGACCCCGAACTCGATCCGGCGGCCGGTCTCGTTCGCGCCAGCCCGCGCCAGCGCGAGCCGGAATGCCGAGTAACCGGCGAACCCCAGGCTGCGGCACAGCCTGGTGACGGTCGCGGTCGAGGTCTCGTGGCGGGTGGCGAGCTCGGTGATGGTCAGTCCCGCGGCGGCGCCCGGATCGGCCAGGGCTGCCTCGGCCAGCCGTCGCTCGCTCGGTCTGAGCGCGGGCAGGGCCTGCCGCAGGCGTACCAGGATGTCTTCGCTCATCGTTTCCTCGCTCGGCTCGACCACAACAAGCTGTTAATAATTAACCCGCAGCGGGTCACATCGGAAACATTTTGTCATAGAGTCGACGGATCCGCGGGCGGTGCCACTGCAGGCACGAACCCGACCTCTTGGCCCGACATCTTTGCCCATCCCTAGGAGGATCCGTGAGTACGCAGCGACGACACGGACATCGCACCCGCGCAACGCTCGCCATCGCCCTCGCCGGCGGCCTGCTCGCAGCAGGCCTCGCCGGCTGCGGCAGCGACGCGAAGACCGGTGGCACCAACGGCACCCTGGTCTTCGGGATCTCCGCCGACCCAGCACAGATGGTCCCCTGGACCGCGACCTCGACCCAGTCGATCCAGGTCCTCTCGCAGATCTACAGCCCTCTCCTCAACACCGACGCCGAAGGCGTCCCGGAGGCAGGGCTCGCGGAGCTGCCGGAGATCTCGGAGGACGGGAAGACCTACACCTTCACCCTGCGAGACGACGTCACCTTCGGGGACGGCTCCGATCTCGACTCCGCCGATGTGAAGCACACCTACGAGAAGATCATCGACCCCGCCTCGAGCGCGAGCTCGGCGTCGTACTTCGCCAACGTGGCCGGCATCGAGGCGCCCGACCCGCAGACGGTCGTGGTGACCCTGAAGCAGCCCGACGCCTCCTTCGTGTCCGGGCTGACCGGGGTGAACACCGCGATCGTGCCCTCGGACGTCGACGCGAAGAGCCTGGAGACCAAGCCCGTGGGCTCCGGGCCCTACCAGTTCAAGAGCCGCACCCCGAACGAGTCGATCACGCTCACGCGCAACGCCGACTACTACGCCGGGAAGCCCGGCGCGGCGACCGTCGAGTTCCGCGTCATCCCCGACGAGCAGTCGATGGTGTCCTCGCTGAAGACCGGCTCGGTGGACGTGGCGATCTTCGACAACCCGGTGACGGCGAAGACCGCGACCTCGGGACAGACCAAGTCGATGACGGTCGACTCGCTGTCCTACCACGTGCTGCAGCTGCGGGCGACCTCGCCGACGCTGTCGGACCCCAACGCCCGGCTCGCGATCCAGTGCGCGATCTCGCGCCAGGACGTGATCGACTCCGCCGCGCTGGGGTCGGGGAAGCCGACCGGGCCGATCACCTCGCCTGAGTTCCGCTCGGACCCTGAGGCCCAGCCGTGCCCCGAGCAGGACCTGGACAAGGCGAAGGACTACCTGGCCAAGGCGGGCAAGCCGAACGGGTTCACGCTGAACCTGATGACCTCCCAGGGTCTCTACTCCACCGCGGTGGACGAGGCGCAGAACATCCAGGCACAGCTCGGCAAGGTGGGGATCAAGGTCAACGTCGAGGCGCTCGACTCCAACGCCTACGTCGAGCGGTGGCTCGCGGCCGACTTCGACGCGGCGATCGCGATGAACGGCGGCAGCTCGGACCCGAACACGATGTACAGCCGCTACTTCACCAAGGCGGGCAGCTTCAACAAGGTCGCCGGCTACAGCTCGCCGGAGCTCGACAAGCTCTTCGCCGACGGCATCGCCACCACCGACGCCGCCGCCCGCAAGCCGATCTACGAGGAGATCTCCCAGCACCTGGTCGACCAGGCGGCATGGGTGTGGCTGTTCACCCCGGAGATGTACGTCGTCTCCAACAAGGCAGTGGAGGGCCTGGAGGAGCGCACCGACGCCTCGATCGCGACGCTGTGGAAGGCGTCGGTCTCCTGAG
Coding sequences within:
- a CDS encoding NAD-dependent succinate-semialdehyde dehydrogenase is translated as MTSNPDTTVDNTVTTGEATYAVTDPATGDVLATYPTATDAEVDAAVEVAHAAASGWGRTTSVAERATLLRRVAELHAERRDQLAAIIEQEMGKPLAEAEGEIDFCVDIYTYYAEHAGQFLADEVLEVTSGAGTGIVRRSPVGVLLGIMPWNFPFYQVARFAAPNLATGNTIVLKHAPQCPSSAVALAQIFADAGFPEGAYVNVLATNEQVAQVIADPRVAGVSLTGSERAGAAVAEIAGRHLKKVVLELGGSDPFIVLSTDDLDATVTAAVAARLDNTGQACNAAKRFVVAEDLYDDFVVRFTERLLAEATGAPLSSVAAAENLARQVDDAVAQGAELASTGDRSGAYFPAGVLTGLTAENDMARQELFGPVAMVFCAADEDDAVRIANDTPYGLGSYVFTTDRDQAARVAERIEAGMVFVNGVGAEGAELPFGGIKRSGFGRELGRLGMDEFVNKKLIRTVTA
- a CDS encoding thiamine pyrophosphate-binding protein, with translation MKRNGGDVTVESLTALGVTHVFGIPGQHALGLFDAIRRSDLSFVSSRVENNSVFAADGYARTTGQVGVVFCSTGPGALTALGALQEAYAACVPVLMITSQIPRDGLGGARKGYLHQLDDQQASARNVTKSTATVRDAAAIPGVLADAWATAQEAPAGPVWVEIPQDVLLEEVTVPPVTGLVASVPPPRRPRPEVVVEAARLLAAAERPVILAGGGVRRSAGAPEALIALAETLDAPVVSTAGGNGAIPLAHPLSAGAWIEDRHTTDLLGDADVLLAIGSSFGEVTSNYGTFAPRGRVIQVDAEARVLGSNHDVLGVHADAATALADIAAALPEIGQTRSGASAASDLRTRVRARLDTQDLAAEQRLLADLRAAVPDDAETFWDMTIAAYWAWSAWDPRTGGFHTAQASGGLGLAFPAAIGAAVGTGRRTFAVSGDGGAMYSIAELATARQHDAEITWLVIDDGGYGILREYMTGAFGAATATELARPDFVLLAEAFGIPVHAANPETVGEIVADTFATSGPAVVVLPTVLRMFAPS
- a CDS encoding Lrp/AsnC family transcriptional regulator codes for the protein MSDQIAPGALDATDEAIIGLLEEDGRLTHRGIAAQVGLSRSAAATRVQRLLTEGHIDVRGVVHAAVLGHEVLAHVSVSVNGSATRIARAAAARDDTTLVSMTSGHHALVLELRAGTIVQIDDALAEVRAIDGIVAAETLLYTEVIRDVAAPVGPAPAAGSLDETDYALLRALQSNGRASYVDLAASVGLSPAGTRRRVVQLLAGNVVRVGAVVRHSGHERRTATGIGLRIDGAAHRPVAQQVADLPSVTFVARTLGRFDALLTVTTATSGDLVEVLDHIRDLDGVREAETWSHLRFVKETYASLHLGGA
- a CDS encoding sodium:solute symporter, whose amino-acid sequence is MDLAIIVIYLAAMVAFGWWGKSRTKDSSDFLVAGRRLGPMLYTGTMAAVVLGGASTVGGVALGYEYGISGAWLVTAIALGVLALSLLFAGRIQRLRIYTVAQMLALRYGVGATAASGVVMMAYTLMLTVTSTMAYATVFNVLFGTDRVVSILIGGIIVVIYSSIGGMWSITLTDMVQFVLKTIGVFFLLLPFTWNHAGGLDGIKSRAADSVFDLGAIGTGTIITYFVVYTLGMLIGQDIWQRVFTARSPQVARWGGTAAGVYCLLYGVAGALIGAAASTFMTVDNRDDAYATIAESILPVGVSGLVLAAAVAAMMSTASGALIATATVARTDVQPLLARLVGRTPERVGDDAENPEHDVLANRIYVVVIGLVVVVLASLLNDVVSGLTIAYDILVGGLLVPILGGFLWRRGTGAGAVVAMVTGTIATLTTMAIVGDVLANEPIYVGLLVSAAAYVVVSLLTRPTDPAVMREWTSRLSGEKTLDASDDTPSMATEESR
- a CDS encoding MurR/RpiR family transcriptional regulator, which encodes MSEDILVRLRQALPALRPSERRLAEAALADPGAAAGLTITELATRHETSTATVTRLCRSLGFAGYSAFRLALARAGANETGRRIEFGVSEGDIDPADTTREVVRKLAFQEARAVEETADRLDIDELDRVVAAITTASVVDAYGSASSGLAAQDLQQKLRRIGYQVNAWADAHLALTSAAVLPTDAVAIAFSHSGETEEAISALRTAAGRGAFTVAVTNFPNSPLAELADATLTTVSRETRFRYGAMSSRMAQLVVVDAIFLGVAHENPDDVTAALGATLDAVATRRIQPPRA
- the speB gene encoding agmatinase, yielding MPVGPVDASKNPRYAGFATFARLPRLDQVEHADIAVVGVPFDTGVSYRPGARFGPSHVRESSRLLRPYNPALDVSPFATAQVVDAGDIAANPFHINEALDTVQASALELTAGGTRLVTIGGDHTIALPLLRAAAERHGPVALVHFDAHLDTWDTYFGAEYTHGTPFRRAVEEGILDTEALCHVGTRGPLYGKKDLEDDRRFGFGIITSSDVFRQGVDEVVEKIKQRVGNRPVYVSIDIDVLDPAHAPGTGTPEAGGLTSRELLEILRGFVGLNLIGADVVEVAPAYDHAELTGVAASHVAYDLVSLLAMRHGGQA
- a CDS encoding purine-cytosine permease family protein; the protein is MSTRTQHQPPPKATVVEQHGVEPIPDPERSARPLDLFRLTFGGANTIATVVLGSFPILFGLSFAHGLMATLLGLFLGAVVLAPMALFGPRNGTSNSVSSSAHLGVHGRVVGSFLSLLTALAFFSISVWSSGDVLVGGANRAVGLPQNDATLALAYGLFAVLVLIVCIYGFRFMLLVNKIAVIAATLLFLVGIAAFAGDFDAGYAGAFGSGAEAFGEPGFWAAFVGSALIVMSNPISFGAFLGDWARYIPRGTPGRSSMAAVFLAQIATLVPFAFGLVTMTIIATREPEIFAAGAYASGLLAIAPGWYFGPVALIALIGGMSTGTTALYGTGLDFSSVFPRFSRVQSTVLIGIFAIGVIFVGRFVFDVVSSISVFAVLIVSCTVPWMMVMMIGWYVRRGWYDSDSLQVFNRRQRGGRYWFAHGWNWRGLAAWLVSATIGLTFVNLPGQFVGPLASLVPGGVDISIPLGMGLGALLYLGLLFAFPEPRDAYGPEGPRLVPTGPPSNIPVISVEDRPEPAAAPVG
- a CDS encoding ABC transporter substrate-binding protein gives rise to the protein MSTQRRHGHRTRATLAIALAGGLLAAGLAGCGSDAKTGGTNGTLVFGISADPAQMVPWTATSTQSIQVLSQIYSPLLNTDAEGVPEAGLAELPEISEDGKTYTFTLRDDVTFGDGSDLDSADVKHTYEKIIDPASSASSASYFANVAGIEAPDPQTVVVTLKQPDASFVSGLTGVNTAIVPSDVDAKSLETKPVGSGPYQFKSRTPNESITLTRNADYYAGKPGAATVEFRVIPDEQSMVSSLKTGSVDVAIFDNPVTAKTATSGQTKSMTVDSLSYHVLQLRATSPTLSDPNARLAIQCAISRQDVIDSAALGSGKPTGPITSPEFRSDPEAQPCPEQDLDKAKDYLAKAGKPNGFTLNLMTSQGLYSTAVDEAQNIQAQLGKVGIKVNVEALDSNAYVERWLAADFDAAIAMNGGSSDPNTMYSRYFTKAGSFNKVAGYSSPELDKLFADGIATTDAAARKPIYEEISQHLVDQAAWVWLFTPEMYVVSNKAVEGLEERTDASIATLWKASVS